The following are encoded in a window of Drosophila simulans strain w501 chromosome 3L, Prin_Dsim_3.1, whole genome shotgun sequence genomic DNA:
- the LOC27207621 gene encoding uncharacterized PE-PGRS family protein PE_PGRS20: protein MRTVPILLLICCLGWLHEGQADERKIGAVGPPMKQRSLRHVSSFANPGQPGRPGRGRPGRPGQGMPGRPGRPGGSGGAGGAGGSGGDGGAGGAGGRAVRGGYWRKGISLGQRRPEPRSKYYLY, encoded by the exons ATGCGAACGGTGCCCATCTTGTTGCTAATTTGCTGCCTAGGCTGGTTACACGAAG GCCAAGCTGACGAAAGGAAGATTGGCGCTGTGGGTCCGCCTATGAAACAGCGGAGTCTCCGCCATGTAAGCTCCTTTGCTAATCCAGGGCAGCCGGGTAGACCTGGCAGAGGAAGACCAGGACGACCTGGTCAGGGAATGCCTGGCCGACCTGGGCGTCCAGGAGGATcaggtggagctggaggagcaggtggaaGTGGAGGTgatggaggagcaggtgggGCTGGCGGGCGAGCAGTCAGGGGGGGATACTGGAGGAAAGGAATTTCATTGGGTCAAAGGCGACCAGAGCCAAGgtcaaaatattatttgtattga
- the LOC6737555 gene encoding uncharacterized protein LOC6737555 isoform X1, producing MNALNAFGMAIGWMDILGVLFFEMVMFYMMRRRRLAQKSEVASIEAQEKCHRDSLPNLLSRKKLSESENIWIFWGYLLMLNVWIGVTLLMIAGISLQKPELMTLWLIWCACGLVFDVFLILWWVYELFVGDAIEALTNILISLLTMAIEFGFIYVIYTIFSNLSNATKNEETNVAENSIYPFMMISDQRR from the exons ATGAATGCTTTGAATGCATTCGGAATGGCCATCGGCTGGATGGACATTTTGGGAGTTCTGTTCTTCGAAATGGTAATGTTCTATATGATGCGACGTCGTCGATTGGCACAAAAATCAGAAGTCGCATCGATTGAAGCGCAAGAGAAGTGCCATAGAGATTCATTGCCCA ATCTCTTGAGCAGGAAAAAGCTGAGTGAAAGCGAAAACATTTGGATATTCTGGGGCTACCTGTTGATGCTGAATGTCTGGATTGGGGTCACACTGCTCATGATAGCTGGCATCTCATTG caaAAGCCGGAGCTTATGACATTATGGTTGATATGGTGCGCCTGTGGTTTGGTCTTCGATGTCTTCCTCATTTTGTGGTGGGTCTACGAACTTTTTGTGGGCGACGCTATTGAGGCACTGACCAACATTTTGATCTCCCTGCTGACCATGG CAATTGAATTTGGCTTCATCTATGTTATCTACACCATCTTCTCGAACTTGTCCAATGCCACGAAAAATGAAGAGACCAATGTGGCAGAAAACTCTATATATCCTTTTATGATGATTTCAGATCAGAGGagataa
- the LOC6737555 gene encoding uncharacterized protein LOC6737555 isoform X2 produces the protein MLNVWIGVTLLMIAGISLQKPELMTLWLIWCACGLVFDVFLILWWVYELFVGDAIEALTNILISLLTMAIEFGFIYVIYTIFSNLSNATKNEETNVAENSIYPFMMISDQRR, from the exons ATGCTGAATGTCTGGATTGGGGTCACACTGCTCATGATAGCTGGCATCTCATTG caaAAGCCGGAGCTTATGACATTATGGTTGATATGGTGCGCCTGTGGTTTGGTCTTCGATGTCTTCCTCATTTTGTGGTGGGTCTACGAACTTTTTGTGGGCGACGCTATTGAGGCACTGACCAACATTTTGATCTCCCTGCTGACCATGG CAATTGAATTTGGCTTCATCTATGTTATCTACACCATCTTCTCGAACTTGTCCAATGCCACGAAAAATGAAGAGACCAATGTGGCAGAAAACTCTATATATCCTTTTATGATGATTTCAGATCAGAGGagataa
- the LOC6737556 gene encoding uncharacterized protein LOC6737556: MFNFFDMISSKKSLLIWAYAIGCFDLISALLFSMVSLKTICDHLSWLTIFAAVFGLFWITMIVMLLVGIHGRHPRCVRAWIIFSCVGIMVEMCLVLYAVFNESTFQMGLIKNGLLLMVGLIVECIFLYIVQRFYVTLAFCQACHKAIASRIAQQQSCMELETEYGHQKHHYNLGETKRPIENQNRRGKIVPNAPTQPMKMGLFRPSDISSTT; this comes from the exons atgtttaattttttcgatATGATCTCCAGCAAGAAATCGCTGTTGATATGGGCCTATGCTATAGGATGCTTTGATCTGATCAGCGCATTGCTTTTTTCCATGGTCAGTTTGAAGACAATATGCGATCAC CTGAGTTGGCTGACGATTTTTGCCGCTGTTTTTGGCCTTTTCTGGATAACAATGATTGTGATGCTGCTGGTTGGCATTCATGGG CGCCATCCCAGATGTGTTCGTGCTTGGATTATCTTCTCCTGCGTGGGAATCATGGTCGAGATGTGCCTGGTGTTGTATGCCGTTTTCAACGAGAGCACCTTCCAAATGGGTCTGATCAAAAATGGACTTTTACTCATGGTGGGATTGA TTGTGGAGTGCATTTTTCTGTACATCGTTCAGCGGTTCTACGTGACTTTGGCCTTTTGCCAAGCCTGTCATAAAGCTATAGCCTCAAGAATAGCACAACAGCAGTCTTGTATGGAATTGGAAACAGAATACGGTCACCAAAAGCATCATTATAACTTGGGCGAAACCAAAAGGCCTattgaaaaccaaaaccgcAGGGGAAAAATAGTTCCAAACGCTCCAACACAACCAATGAAGATGGGGCTTTTCAGACCTTCAGACATCAGCTCGACAACGTAA
- the LOC6737557 gene encoding uncharacterized protein LOC6737557: MGSNSDGYLVPCAYCIALLDFISALLFAIISGVVFARHGHWTALVALIFTIFWMVIIIVLMAGIYRRKLGLIRFWLVFTCLGILLDGFILLYGLTLAISVNWEGVKITVLPFVGLAVEMTFVYIIYLLYLDMIDYTAQESPREEKYRERSGCDVKYAEEEEKPLDRKDLKRMEKQAKERMKKDKAVLKKLQKQMRK; encoded by the exons ATGGGGTCAAATTCTGATGGATATTTAGTGCCCTGTGCCTATTGCATCGCCTTGCTGGACTTCATATCCGCCCTGCTATTCGCAATTATCTCAGGAGTGGTATTTGCCAGGCAT GGTCACTGGACCGCCTTGGTTGCCCTGATCTTCACCATTTTCTGGATGGTTATAATCATAGTTCTAATGGCGGGCATCTATAGACGAAAACTGGGACTGATTCGATTCTGGTTGGTGTTCACCTGCTTGGGAATACTCCTAGATGGATTTATACTGCTCTACGGCCTGACCTTGGCCATATCTGTGAACTGGGAAGGTGTCAAAATCACAGTGCTGCCCTTCGTTGGACTGG CCGTGGAAATGACTTTTGTCTATATCATTTACCTACTTTATCTGGATATGATTGATTACACTGCACAAGAATCGCCTCGTGAAGAGAAGTATAGAGAAAGGAGTGGCTGTGATGTGAAATACGCTGAGGAAGAGGAAAAACCCCTGGATCGCAAGGATCTAAAAAGGATGGAAAAACAAGCCAAGGAGCGAATGAAAAAAGATAAAGCCGTTCTCAAAAAACTTCAGAAACAAATgcgaaagtga
- the LOC27207551 gene encoding uncharacterized protein LOC27207551: MSIESGELQLPKDNLLRTCFVVGAFELVRSLYFSFSSVSLMVLHTNWYTIMAFLSTIAWIVTVGVLFVALLTGRPTLLVFWLLFTAFATATDIVYLIWNVTSSPIFDAEHFKRWTISYLGIFYEVTCLYLVFRYFKRLYSYVLLEGDNYDTTTKVRSTEDYIDDETQTQSPSSKYRTSGKSSKG; encoded by the exons ATGTCTATTGAGTCGGGAGAGCTGCAGTTGCCTAAGGATAATCTCCTGAGGACAtgctttgttgttggtgctttTGAACTGGTGCGTTCattgtatttttcatttagttcAGTTTCACTCATGGTTTTGCAC ACGAATTGGTATACCATAATGGCCTTTTTAAGTACAATAGCTTGGATTGTAACAGTCGGTGTACTGTTTGTTGCTTTATTGACA GGTCGACCAACTTTGCTCGTATTTTGGTTACTATTTACTGCCTTTGCAACTGCTACGGATATTGTTTATCTAATATGGAATGTTACTTCATCTCCTATTTTCGACGCAGAACATTTTAAGCGCTGGACCATTTCATATTTGGGAATCt TTTACGAGGTCACTTGTTTATACTTGGTATTCAGATACTTCAAGAGATTATATTCCTACGTCCTTTTGGAGGGTGATAATTATGATACGACTACTAAAG ttAGAAGCACAGAAGATTACATAGATGATGAAACTCAAACCCAATCTCCAAGCTCAAAATACAGGACTTCTGGAAAGTCTTCTAAAGGATAA
- the LOC27207050 gene encoding uncharacterized protein LOC27207050, with the protein MGGEKKKHPPKKKSEKEKKKSGNSKSKNNSLNSNLPKICFGIAISDLLHALYFTVQTMILLVKQFSVFAMMALLGVIFWVIMVILLMVGLYKRKPVFVRYWLIFSLVGFITDILFLLWGIATSITVDWDRLEEFSIIFLGIFVESTCIYFIHRYYQIMDETKKKRTLCCGGKNEKKKSKSPKKKKPKK; encoded by the exons ATGGgcggcgaaaagaaaaaacacccGCCGAAAAAGAAGTCGGagaaggagaaaaaaaagagcggTAATAGCAAATCGAAGAACAATTCTTTGAATTCCAATCTGCCGAAGATATGTTTCGGCATAGCAATTTCCGATCTGCTGCATGCGTTATATTTTACAGTTCAAACAATGATTCTTCTGGTTAAACAG TTCAGCGTGTTTGCTATGATGGCGCTTTTGGGTGTCATTTTCTGGGTTATAATGGTCATCCTGTTGATGGTTGGCCTTTACAAG CGTAAGCCAGTTTTCGTTAGGTATTGGCTTATATTTTCCTTAGTCGGCTTTATCACCGATATTCTGTTTCTACTCTGGGGCATTGCGACCTCAATAACTGTGGACTGGGACCGTCTTGAAGAATTTTCAATAATCTTCCTTGGAATAT TTGTTGAAAGCACCTGCATCTATTTCATACATCGGTACTATCAGATTATGGATGAAACGAAAAAGAAGAGAACCCTTTGTT GTGgcggaaaaaatgaaaagaaaaagtctaaaagcccaaaaaagaaaaaacccaaaaaataa
- the LOC6737559 gene encoding chromosome transmission fidelity protein 8 homolog — MPIVVKTQNAGKGDWAIIELQGDLEVRSNQDMHDQFIGDLYYNKYGQPILIIGHHILQGREQKLDKPFAVLEKSKTNEGERLLETSMASQDVSMLNATTGAERTVLDHTIAQEHKSRQRTEYTVRAVCTKKLIFKSRPKPIIANVAKSV, encoded by the exons aTGCCCATTGTAGTAAAAAC aCAAAACGCTGGCAAAGGCGATTGGGCCATTATAGAGCTGCAAGGCGACCTGGAGGTGCGGAGCAACCAGGATATGCACGACCAGTTTATTGGCGATCTCTACTACAATAAATATGGCCAACCT ATTCTCATCATTGGCCATCACATTCTTCAGGGACGTGAACAAAAGTTGGATAAACCATTTGCGGTGCTGGAAAAGTCCAAGACCAATGAGGGAGAACGACTCCTGGAAACGAGCATGGCCTCGCAGGATGTCAGTATGCTGAATGCCACCACGGGAGCGGAGCGCACAGTGCTGGATCATACGATTGCCCAGGAGCACAAGAGTCGCCAGAGAACGGAGTACACTGTGCGCGCCGTTTGCACCAAAAAATTGATCTTCAAATCGCGACCCAAACCAATAATAGCCAATGTAGCTAAATCCGTCTAA
- the LOC6737558 gene encoding general transcription and DNA repair factor IIH helicase subunit XPB produces the protein MGPPKKSRKDRSGGDKFGKKRRAEDEAFTQLVDDNDSLDATESEGIPGAASKNAETNDEQINTDEYGAKDYRSQMQLRTDHGNRPLWVAPNGHVFLESFSPVYKHAHDFLIAISEPVCRPEHIHEYKLTAYSLYAAVSVGLQTHDIVEYLKRLSKTSIPEGILEFIRLCTLSYGKVKLVLKHNKYFIESPHPEVLQKLLKDPVIQKCRLIRSEGEDFIQGTLDGKAITQFGTKLPAGATDKPAADPAAAAGAVVAADGTTAVPEDITDFYEKIDKEEEDEDEANLKTVSFEVAQEKIEVIQKRCIEIEHPLLAEYDFRNDTNNPDINIDLKPAAVLRPYQEKSLRKMFGNGRARSGVIVLPCGAGKSLVGVTACCTVRKRALVLCNSGVSVEQWKQQFKMWSTADDSMICRFTSEAKDKPMGCGILVTTYSMITHTQKRSWEAEQTMRWLQEQEWGIMVLDEVHTIPAKMFRRVLTIVQSHCKLGLTATLLREDDKIADLNFLIGPKLYEANWLELQKKGYIARVQCAEVWCPMSPEFYREYLTTKTSKKMLLYVMNPSKFRSCQFLIKYHEQRGDKTIVFSDNVFALKHYAIKMNKPFIYGPTSQNERIQILQNFKFNSKVNTIFVSKVADTSFDLPEANVLIQISSHGGSRRQEAQRLGRILRAKKGAIAEEYNAFFYTLVSQDTMEMSYSRKRQRFLVNQGYSYKVITHLKGMDTDSDLMYGTQEEQGQLLQLVLSASDLDCEDEKLPGEPGYRPSGSGGTVRRVGGLSSMSGGDDAIYYEHRKKNVGSVHPLFKKFRG, from the exons atgggaCCGCCGAAAAAGTCGAGAAAGGATCGCAGCGGTGGGGACAAGTTCG GCAAAAAGCGGCGTGCCGAGGATGAGGCTTTCACCCAACTGGTGGACGACAATGATAGCTTGGATGCCACGGAATCGGAAGGAATTCCGGGTGCAGCGTCCAAGAATGCGGAGACCAATGACGAGCAAATCAATACGGATGAGTACGGGGCCAAGGATTATCGGTCGCAGATGCAACTGCGTACGGATCACGGAAATCGACCACTATGGGTTGCGCCCAATGGTCACGTCTTCCTGGAATCATTCTCGCCCGTCTATAAGCATGCCCACGACTTTCTTATCGCCATTTCGGAGCCCGTCTGCCGACCCGAACACATTCACGAGTACAAACTCACCGCCTACAGTTTATATGCCGCCGTTTCGGTGGGACTGCAAACCCATGACATTGTGGAATACCTGAAGAGGTTGAGCAAGACCAGCATTCCCGAAGGCATACTGGAGTTTATACGACTCTGCACCTTATCCTATGGCAAGGTCAAGCTGGTCTTGAAGCACAACAAGTACTTTATCGAGTCACCACATCCTGAGGTGTTGCAAAAGTTACTTAAGGATCCAGTGATCCAGAAATGCCGCCTCATACGCAGCGAGGGAGAGGATTTCATTCAGGGAACTCTGGACGGTAAGGCTATTACTCAATTCGGGACCAAACTGCCAGCAGGAGCCACGGACAAGCCGGCAGCAGAtcctgcagcagccgcaggagCTGTTGTAGCCGCTGATGGAACCACGGCAGTGCCAGAAGATATCACAGACTTCTACGAGAAGATCgacaaggaggaggaggacgaggatgaggccAATCTGAAGACCGTGTCGTTTGAGGTGGCCCAGGAAAAGATCGAAGTGATTCAGAAGCGATGCATCGAGATAGAGCATCCTCTATTGGCGGAATACGATTTCCGCAACGATACGAACAATCCAGACATTAATATTGACCTCAAACCAGCTGCCGTTCTGCGTCCATATCAAGAGAAGAGTCTGCGCAAGATGTTCGGCAATGGAAGAGCCCGCTCTGGTGTTATTGTTCTTCCTTGCGGTGCAGGAAAATCCCTAGTGGGTGTCACAGCATGCTGCACCGTGCGAAAAAGGGCCCTAGTTCTATGCAACAGCGGTGTTTCTGTGGAGCAGTGGAAGCAGCAGTTTAAGATGTGGTCCACAGCTGACGACAGCATGATTTGTCGATTCACCTCTGAAGCAAAAGACAAACCCATGGGTTGTGGAATTCTAGTGACCACATACTCCATGATAACGCACACTCAGAAGAGATCATGGGAAGCAGAGCAGACCATGCGTTGGCTGCAGGAGCAGGAATGGGGCATCATGGTGCTGGACGAGGTGCACACCATTCCAGCCAAAATGTTCCGACGCGTGCTCACTATCGTACAATCTCATTGCAAGCTGGGATTGACGGCCACACTACTGCGTGAAGATGACAAGATTGCCGATCTCAACTTTCTCATTGGACCCAAACTGTACGAGGCCAACTGGTTGGAGCTGCAAAAGAAGGGATATATTGCACGCGTGCAGTGCGCCGAAGTGTGGTGTCCCATGTCACCGGAGTTCTATCGCGAGTACCTGACCACCAAGACCTCCAAGAAGATGTTGCTCTATGTGATGAATCCCTCCAAGTTCCGCAGCTGCCAGTTTCTTATTAAATATCACGAGCAACGAGGCGACAAAACGATTGTCTTCTCGGATAATGTGTTTGCACTGAAACACTATGCGATCAAGATGAACAAGCCTTTCATCTATGGTCCCACCTCGCAGAACGAACGTATCCAGATCCTCCAGAACTTTAAGTTTAACTCCAAG GTCAATACAATCTTCGTGTCCAAAGTGGCAGACACCAGTTTCGATTTGCCCGAGGCCAATGTGCTTATCCAGATCTCTTCGCATGGCGGCTCTCGTCGTCAGGAGGCCCAGCGTCTGGGTCGTATTCTGCGTGCCAAAAAGGGAGCAATTGCCGAGGAGTACAATGCCTTCTTCTACACACTCGTCTCGCAGGATACCATGGAGATGAGCTACTCCCGCAAGCGACAGCGGTTCTTGGTCAACCAGGGCTACAGCTATAAGGTTATCACGCATCTCAAGGGCATGGACACGGACTCGGATTTGATGTATGGCACCCAGGAGGAGCAGGGACAACTGCTGCAGTTGGTCCTATCCGCTTCCGACTTGGACTGCGAGGATGAGAAGCTGCCGGGCGAGCCGGGCTACCGTCCCAGTGGCTCGGGCGGCACCGTGAGACGAGTCGGCGGACTGAGCTCCATGTCTGGCGGAGATGATGCCATCTACTACGAACATCGTAAAAAGAACGTTGGCAGCGTGCATCCGCTCTTCAAGAAATTCAGGGGATAG